A window of the Methanobacterium sp. genome harbors these coding sequences:
- a CDS encoding YhbY family RNA-binding protein codes for MHRSLSTITLNIGKSGVNPGVMDEIKRQLKEREVVKLKFSKGISHEKENYITHIIEKSNAKLIDFRGNVAVIFKKGSN; via the coding sequence TCCACCATCACCCTGAACATAGGCAAATCAGGAGTCAACCCTGGAGTTATGGATGAAATAAAACGTCAACTGAAGGAAAGAGAAGTGGTAAAGCTCAAATTTTCCAAGGGCATATCCCATGAGAAAGAAAACTATATTACCCACATCATCGAAAAATCAAATGCCAAACTCATTGATTTTAGAGGTAACGTTGCAGTAATTTTCAAAAAAGGAAGTAATTAG
- a CDS encoding 30S ribosomal protein S19e, whose product MTTIYDVPADSLINAVAMELSKNKKIKPPEWAPFVKTGVHKERRPENSDWWYVRCASLLRRVYIDGPVGINSLRTYYGGAKDQGTTPEKFKRGSGSITRTALQQLESVGFVEKQKEGRVVTPAGRSFLDKASFDLKKDIPELAKY is encoded by the coding sequence ATGACTACAATTTATGATGTACCTGCCGACTCGCTAATTAACGCAGTCGCCATGGAGTTAAGTAAGAATAAAAAGATAAAACCTCCTGAATGGGCTCCGTTCGTAAAAACAGGAGTTCATAAGGAGAGAAGACCAGAAAATTCCGACTGGTGGTATGTGCGTTGCGCATCCTTGCTCCGCAGAGTCTACATAGACGGCCCAGTAGGTATAAACAGTCTTAGAACCTACTATGGTGGAGCAAAGGATCAGGGCACTACTCCCGAGAAATTCAAACGAGGCAGTGGTTCGATTACCCGAACAGCTCTTCAGCAATTAGAAAGTGTTGGTTTCGTGGAAAAACAAAAGGAAGGGAGAGTTGTAACTCCTGCTGGAAGGTCTTTTCTGGACAAAGCATCATTCGATCTTAAAAAAGACATTCCTGAACTAGCAAAATATTAG
- a CDS encoding DNA-binding protein: MSDIEEIRRRRMEELQQQAAQQAQQQSQDAQAQEQMRRELEAQKRQVLLQILTPEARSRLANLRLTKPEFVDQVELQLIQLAQMGRIKSKITDEQLKELLRKLAGQKRDIKITWK; this comes from the coding sequence ATGAGTGATATTGAGGAGATTAGGCGTAGGAGAATGGAAGAACTGCAGCAACAAGCTGCTCAACAGGCTCAACAGCAATCTCAAGATGCACAAGCCCAGGAACAGATGCGCAGGGAACTTGAAGCCCAGAAAAGGCAAGTCTTGTTACAAATATTAACTCCTGAAGCTCGTAGTCGTCTGGCCAACCTTCGACTCACAAAACCCGAATTTGTTGACCAAGTAGAACTTCAACTCATCCAACTGGCCCAAATGGGTCGAATAAAATCAAAAATCACTGATGAACAGCTTAAAGAATTACTCCGCAAGTTAGCTGGTCAAAAAAGGGATATTAAAATCACTTGGAAATGA
- a CDS encoding 50S ribosomal protein L39e → MSRNKPLAKKLRLAKAGKQNRRVPLWVMMKTNRKVRTHPKMRHWRRSKIKA, encoded by the coding sequence ATGAGCAGAAATAAACCATTAGCCAAAAAATTAAGGCTTGCCAAGGCAGGCAAGCAAAACAGGCGGGTGCCTCTATGGGTTATGATGAAGACCAACCGAAAGGTCAGAACCCATCCAAAAATGAGACACTGGAGAAGAAGCAAAATAAAAGCATAA
- a CDS encoding 50S ribosomal protein L31e — MERVYIIPLRDAKKAPRTKRSPRATRFVREFIQKHMKSDDVQIDASVNEKIWERGIQKIPPKIKVKATKEDDGSVLVTLAQ, encoded by the coding sequence ATGGAAAGAGTTTACATTATACCTCTCAGGGATGCTAAAAAGGCACCACGAACTAAAAGGTCACCACGAGCAACCCGATTTGTGAGGGAATTCATTCAAAAACACATGAAATCTGATGATGTCCAAATAGATGCATCGGTGAATGAAAAAATATGGGAAAGGGGAATACAGAAAATACCCCCCAAGATCAAAGTAAAGGCAACCAAAGAAGACGATGGTTCTGTACTGGTCACCCTAGCCCAGTAG